Genomic DNA from Plasmodium chabaudi chabaudi strain AS genome assembly, chromosome: 1:
ATATGTATGATTGTATGTGTGTGTAAATGAATAGGGTTtgaaaaattcaaaaatatatttatttagataatgctattgcatattttgagattttatgaaatattataagttcaaaaaagaatatagtttttttttttccttccCATCAAATGTTAGTTCCTTGTGATATGCTGACTCTCCAACGAACTCCATCGCCTGCTGGTCTGTTTGAAATGCATTGGCATGGGCACATCCAGCATAAAATGTTATTTCCAAAGACCTGCAAAAtggtaaatatatatgcaaattgGGGAATGAACTAActtgaaatataaaaatgtgcaAGCAATAAGGATCCATTACATGGTCATGCAGAAATGTGTAATTTGTTCTAACCTGTTTTGCATTATCTTCACATCCtacattataaatattatagtcttgatgatatatatccatattttcAATGGTTGTcgaattttttgaaataagttttaaatgaaattttgtaaatggGACTAAagcaaaaattaaaacaaaagtTAAAAATAGAACGATGGAGGCATAGGTATATTCAAGAGCTACaaaagaattattttcttgAAATCCGGTAtccatatatgcattaatattatctataaatatataatggaAAGTCTGAGTAGCAAccataaataaacaaattaaaccGTAAAACAATAACTGCATAAAAAATCTTCTGTTGTAAAATCCAACACAATTATTTATCCATGGACAATGATGATCCATATTTAATACACATCTATTACAAGCCGAACAGTGATGTGTTCTATCTGGTTTCCATACATTGCAAATTTTACAATATCTTCTTCTCTTTACATCATCACCAACATAAAACCCCCAATTTCTTGGAACTTTTCCTGGATCCGTTGATGCACACTAAAAGGAAATGAAAAGGTTATACATAAATGGATAGTAGGACATATACAGAGATggatatatgtaataaataattatttattgataATATCAAAGGTAAGCATTCATAGataaacatatatgcaatttttttattttacttttataaaacttagtaaaaataaaaaaaaaaagatatggAAAGCAATGGCTATTGTCAATGAGCCACTTCTATATGGAATAAACCATGATCGCAAAACGATTCCTGTATATccaatgtatataaatgctataaaaaacaaattaaaaatgtgtttATATAAAGTTTTTTACACAACTTATGTTGCCACGACGAATCGTAgcacatgtatatatgatgatattatcatttattttgacacttacataatataaaaaagacaataaatatgaatatcgAACCACCTCTTTTCTTTTCTGGTTGCCCGTGTGATATCTGCATATACTTATgtgtcattttttatattgatgttgatttatatattttattgattatatatatgttaaattgtttaataataataatattattattttcctaacaaattaataattattcttATAATATTCTCCTCATTGATTTGGGGgtgaaattattttatctgTCATTTGTAATGGTACTTATAGGttacacacacatatactaacatacatatagatataaaacatatgcatattatgtacatatattttaagtaTTGATTTTATCtgttcattatattttttctataaaaaatataaatcagtgaaaaatcaaaatggCATCACTGAGCAatttgcttattttttttataaaaaattgtctatgtatatttctatattaaggtgtgttatgaaaaaaacaaatgaaaaaaaaaacaatacaACAATATAGCAGTATAACTAATTTcctattaaatataatatcgtattatcattatatatgaaattacAAAATCTACAACactcaaataataaatgtattacgaatataaacatacatgcatacaaatttatttatttgtaaaaatatacatacatatgcataacATATCAGCATCAATATAgtaacattttatatattataaagagCTGCAAATATTATGGATTAGgttaaataaacaattaattttttttttttttaagatcATAACTTAAAAGGgttaaaaacaatattccAAAATATCTTTACACAATTTTATCGaagtctttttttttatgtacgttcataatttcttcattttttaccttaacaatacataaaataaaataatcgtgtaataaaatagtaataataataaaattaaagaaaatttatttttttgttgcaATGACaactataaaaattcatttaaaaaaacaaatatccATAACTAACTAGTTTTCACAAATAGTTAAAACAATTCAGTTTTAATATTcctatataaaatatatatgtagtatatacaaatatattacgtactatttttaaatttttgtttaatatacatgtgtattatatatgataaatagtGTATATAATGTGTAAAACATAGTGCATACGTATGTGTATAATTCCTTtcctaattttttatatttttctaaaatattttgccTTTatctttcatattattttaacatatcacaaaattatgaatGCCGATTATCgccaaatttatttattaaacaaaaaaaaattatgtactgttcatataaaaattttcctttgtcttattataatttcctTTATGCAGTTAAATTGTTAATCCATTCTAAGTGCATACGAATATATGCATCgcatgtatgcatatattttttgcgtattattttgtatatataaattatgcgAATTAGTACGATCTTATATTGTTCTccttaaaaatgttataattaataaaaaataatagtttatttttttatgagtGCATACCCAACATTaagaaacaaaaatgttaataatttttccgTGATTTTAAATGTGTACACCTATTCACACATAAATcctgttttttatttttaaaaaatctttatatattagaaaaaaataaaccaCTATCAAACGACATAAGTGTAAAATATGTCGCTTTAGCTTgcatacaaaaataaagagaATGCGGATATATAGAGAAGATACacaaacaaattttaactatatataataaaacaaaggtgatacttaaaaatatatatatacaaactagtgagaaaattaattatatgaacaaaaaaaatgatgatttataaaaaaggaaaatattgTATGGTGAGCCATACTCTTGCTATTCATACATGTAACAAATTTTTGATGGAAATTGGGGgtaattttaaatgtttGCTATTTTagggaaaataaaaatatacatcctaatttcattatttcataatttttttctctttttatttaaacgtTGTAAATTTGGAATATACTAAtctatacatttttacaCTTCCTAACAAGCGTgtgtttattatatataacagttgctatattattatttttttaaaaaaaaaaggaattattttcaaaatgtataatagctatatgcattttttttaatttgtaaggtagctatatttttaattaaaaaataaaacaaaataaaaatattataaattaacagaaatttttatcacatagtaaatatatatttctatgagaaatacaaatattaataatgtatatatgcatgtatatGTGAGGGCTAGGCTAAGATATATACGTTTTTAACAAacctttttcatttaaaaaatgtaattatataattatatttttttaatataaaatcagattgtttatttttcttttttataataaaaaatattaaattatctCATTCATTCTTATTGGATGTAAAGAAGTAATATGTTCTTTAGATTGTGAATATAGAATTGCATAAAactatgtgcatatatatttaaggATAAAGCCttttatgaatttatatatttctctttttcaaaccatgtttatatatatgcatatatttaatttgcaTAATAAAACATGTGAATAATCACCTTTCCGCATTAATACacataaatgaaaaatcgAGAATTAAACATTTATGTATCCATAAGGGTTGCAGGATTATATGTAttgtaatttaaaatagtgAATCGACTATAACTCTCTgtagttttattttcatatgtatataggAAGAAAGTTATacattaaaagaaaatgattgGACTGAGCATACTACATTAATGGGCTATGAAACAATGGGATCAAACAAGTTCCTTAAATAAGCAACaagttaatatataaataactaAAAggtaaacaaatatatacttatatatacGTGTGAGCGTATGTAGAAACTAATTAACACATTTATGCATAGACAATTCGGGTATCGAACGAGATGGATAATTATAACGGACAAAATAAACGGTGGCAATATGAAGCGGGTTCTAATGATGGGAAAGAGAATATAGATGTAGACAGTGAATCTGATGATTCACTCTTAGAAAATTTGcttaatttaaatgaatcTGAAAATATAGATGATAGTTTTTATTCATCTATTCCAGCAAACAATAAGCTCAAAAGTaggggaaaaaataaacaactTGAAAACGATGAATGGGAAGAATTGGATTTACATCATGGCTATAATTATGATGAGACTAGCGAAAATGAGGAAGACGAACAGAGTGAAattgaagaagaaaaaagcGAAAGTAAAGACGAACAAAGTGAAAATGAGGAACAGAGCAACGATTCCGATTTGGGAAGTGATGATGAtgttttgaaatattataatatggtAAAAAGTAACAAATCAAATGATGAAagtttacaaaataaaattaataaattattaaacttaaataaaaaagttgaaacatatgaagaaaaacaaaaaaaaatattattaaattcgGTTAACGATGATGATATTGAtactttattatatgacaATGAGGAAgatgaaatatatcattCTCATTTTTTGGATAACTTAaatacatttaaaaaaaaaacgctAGCTGagtatgaaaatgaaaaaggaaaaagacaagatgatatatttgattCCATTAATAATaggaatataataataggtGAAGAGAGGTTATtagatattaataatataaacttaaataatattttatatttttatttttattcaaatcagtcttatatattaaatttagggaatgcaaataaaaatgtatatacatatgattcatatatatttgaagaTTATGATGAACTAGATGATGAATCAGCTAACTTAAAATTAGATAGTAGTTCAAACACAAGTATTAGTGATGaagatttattattattaaaacataaCAATGATGAAAGTGATGATATGTTTGAGAATgaaaatgcatatttagaaaaacaaaggaatacaaaaaagaggggaagaaaaaaaaaaaaacgaggacataaaaaaggaaaaagagCGAAAGGAAAAACCGAAAAAATGGTAGGATCAAATGAACCatcaaaaatgaataaagaAGTTGAaagtttaataaataaagctaataataattatattaataaaaattatgaagaatgtataaaattattagaacaggttataaaaatatctcCAGATTTACATGACccttatcatttattaggtttaatatatgaaagagaatatgataatttaaaaaaagcgattaattattatttgatagCAGCACATTTAACTCGTAATGATTTTTTGACATGgtataatatttctaatttatgtaaaattgaaaaagaatataatatattattatattgtttatataaagcaatgagattatataaaagaaaaaaggcaaggctacaaaaaaaaaaaaataataataaggaAACAAATTTAACAGATGAAAATAgccaaaatgaatattcattatatatgcatgaaatagaaaatgaGAAAAGCCCGAATAGCAATGAAGGTGAAGAAGGTGAAGAAGGTGAGCCCCGAACAGATTTCAAAAAAGCAGATGAACCAAATTGTGacaattttgataaaaaggAGCTGTTTGACGATTTTATGAATCACttacattttaatatcGCATTTACATACATACTAATAGAAgactataaaaattgtctaAAGAatctattaataataaaagagaaTAATAGTACCGATTCctataatataattgtagatatatatatttgtatatgtttaataattataaatagaCCCGAAGAATGTTATAGCTTTTTAAaagacatatatataaaagtgATGAGAAGAACATctcattataatttgacatattatgaaaaaaatataatttgctTATTTATGCAATcacaaatattaaataataaatataatgaatgcatatttgtttataaaaaattaacaaaaaatagtgACCATGTACAtgttgatatattttcacaatttataaaatccaTAATAAGTggtataaatttaaaatctAGCTATCTtattaatacaattttttttgaagtattaaaaaagaattatattttatatgaagatataatatttagtGTTGCTGAATCGTATTATGCTAAAGGGATGTATACATgtgcaatatatttttatcgacttatttataaacaaaaaagacAAGCAAAATGTGATGACACAATTGGGAGTAGTGATAGTGAAAGTGGAAACTTTCTTAACGACATAATTACAGAACAAACCACATCAATGAATGAAATGATAtcatttgataataaaataaatcttacaaattttgtttataaaatggtaaagagttattattatataggAGACTATGTAAAGGGAGAAaagataatattaaaaattttaaataatgaaaatattgaaaaagataatatagaaatagatataaaaacattatatattgatattttatataaattaaaaaaatataataaatcaattaatatattattaagtataaaagaaaaaaaattaagatcAACATTTTCTATACCTAAACCACTTAGTAATAAAGAAagagaaatattattattaaaaatatttagaaaaaaaaataaattattattatatacatcacataataaatatgttttacacatattttatatatatcctcaaaaaaaacaaaatactGATAAAGCTTTTAGTCATAGCAATGCACATTACATGTATGACAACTATGTAtctcataaaaatattaataatattattaaaataaattcgaatatttgtttttgttacttttgtataaaatataatttgccgattttaaattctttttatttatttaatattttacatacaatggattgtaaaaataaggagatgaagaaaatggGACAAGACCATATTGCAGAATTATGTCGATATCGTGAATATCTGCTTTATTTAAGTTCTTcctttaatatatttaaaaatgagaGTAAAAAGGAAACCTATACTActattgtttataaaaatttgaaaatcgaagaaaacaaattatattataaagacATCATGATAGTTGACATTGCTGACATAATTCAGGGAAgctatgataaaaaaagagaatTATCAAACACAGTTGGTAACATTAATAATGTAGATAGTAGTACACGTGAAGAATTTTACTCTACCCTTTACAAGTACAAATATAACATCGAATctgaaatattaaataatagaGTGGTCATGAAGTTTTACAAATTTAGCTACactcttttttatttcttatacGAATTAGAACATGATTTTAGCagaatatatgcatgtatgGAAAAGGAAACTTTCCATTTTAGGAAGTTAAAGAAGGACAATCAGAAAAATGGTGGAAAAAATGGTGGAAGCATAATATCTACATCACAACCAGGTGTAAACTATGATAGTGTACTTATGAAactaaaaaagaataacaTAATTGACGATAATTATGAAAGCGAACAAAATGTAACTAACAAAATGGATGGTATAAAATTGCCAATGAGTAATAACCACAATCAGTATGAAACAAAagagaaaagaaaaaaaaaaggagtttcatttttacacacaaaaaagaaaatgaattttttttctttcgaAAGCTATTTAGGGCTCTATTTcagtattttatttttagaggaatgtttttttttagtaagCATAATGAACTTATATGATGATTCAATTCATATGTTaagtt
This window encodes:
- a CDS encoding palmitoyltransferase DHHC2, putative; the protein is MTHKYMQISHGQPEKKRGGSIFIFIVFFILSFIYIGYTGIVLRSWFIPYRSGSLTIAIAFHIFFFLFLLSFIKCASTDPGKVPRNWGFYVGDDVKRRRYCKICNVWKPDRTHHCSACNRCVLNMDHHCPWINNCVGFYNRRFFMQLLFYGLICLFMVATQTFHYIFIDNINAYMDTGFQENNSFVALEYTYASIVLFLTFVLIFALVPFTKFHLKLISKNSTTIENMDIYHQDYNIYNVGCEDNAKQVFGNNILCWMCPCQCISNRPAGDGVRWRVSISQGTNI